The following are from one region of the Stanieria cyanosphaera PCC 7437 genome:
- a CDS encoding cyanoexosortase A system-associated protein, with protein sequence MLARIQWQTSLLATTCLTITLLTIYSWFSPTAGKREVKGFTFPNQINLKSWQLIKTESLPLNHVKTFQPSDRIRAEKHYIYFKNGVPLEIKMRYVVGTKGNIIELINQQTSIPKQLLENADLEKIPGVGYHILFSHDERAYLSTCINSRGYTTVTPQQFSHNRYSQDLKFSLLLPWLQGKDSFRDLRCLWVQLSIPMKESTASEAYQTLTNVWINWYDWWQLRFPKL encoded by the coding sequence ATGCTTGCTCGAATTCAATGGCAAACTAGTTTACTAGCTACCACTTGTCTTACCATTACTCTACTAACAATTTATTCATGGTTTAGCCCAACTGCAGGCAAACGTGAAGTTAAAGGTTTTACATTTCCCAATCAAATTAATCTTAAATCTTGGCAGTTAATTAAAACTGAATCTTTGCCTTTAAATCATGTTAAAACATTCCAGCCAAGCGATCGCATTAGGGCGGAAAAACATTACATTTATTTTAAAAATGGTGTTCCTTTAGAGATTAAGATGCGTTATGTAGTCGGTACTAAAGGCAACATAATCGAACTAATCAACCAACAAACATCTATACCAAAACAACTTCTAGAAAATGCAGATTTAGAAAAAATTCCAGGAGTTGGTTATCACATCTTATTTAGTCATGACGAGCGTGCTTATCTCAGTACTTGTATTAACTCTCGTGGTTATACAACTGTTACTCCTCAACAATTTTCCCATAATCGTTATAGTCAGGATCTAAAGTTTAGTTTGCTCTTGCCTTGGCTGCAAGGAAAAGATAGTTTCAGAGATTTAAGATGTCTTTGGGTGCAATTATCAATTCCTATGAAAGAATCTACTGCTTCAGAAGCTTATCAAACTCTTACAAACGTCTGGATCAATTGGTATGATTGGTGGCAGCTTCGCTTTCCTAAGCTCTAA
- the hpsJ-A gene encoding HpsJ-like protein, cyanoexosortase A-associated yields MQSPNQEFFTFSLIRLVGYGLLGLTFIDFISIILPLQLMNSVWELQTMGAFIERIPVPLLGIAFIYYGERNYRAPIENLLLRWLSYFSLILAIFFLLMVPLGINNTVRIELTNNAVINRELVAKVEQIDKFRNKMTAANSSAEIQAILQKQSYQGKLPDKINAQEIKEQIILELNNTEKDLRKEIEAVRSKKRWDLLKKSIKWNLGALVASCLFFVIWKDTLWARLERREDD; encoded by the coding sequence ATGCAGTCACCTAATCAAGAATTTTTTACATTTTCGTTAATTAGACTTGTAGGCTATGGACTATTAGGACTAACTTTTATTGATTTTATTAGTATTATTCTACCTTTACAGTTAATGAATTCTGTTTGGGAATTGCAAACGATGGGAGCTTTTATTGAGCGTATTCCCGTTCCTTTGTTGGGTATAGCTTTTATCTATTACGGAGAAAGAAATTATCGAGCGCCGATTGAAAATTTACTCCTGCGATGGCTTTCTTATTTTTCTTTAATCTTAGCTATTTTCTTTTTGTTAATGGTTCCTTTGGGAATTAATAATACTGTTCGTATCGAGCTTACCAATAACGCAGTTATTAACCGAGAGCTAGTTGCCAAAGTCGAACAAATCGACAAGTTTAGAAACAAAATGACAGCAGCTAACTCATCAGCAGAAATTCAAGCTATCCTTCAAAAACAGTCTTATCAAGGTAAACTTCCTGATAAAATCAATGCTCAAGAAATCAAAGAGCAGATTATTTTAGAGCTTAATAACACTGAAAAAGATTTAAGAAAAGAAATAGAAGCAGTTCGTTCTAAAAAACGTTGGGATTTACTCAAAAAGTCAATTAAATGGAATTTAGGCGCTTTAGTTGCTAGTTGTTTATTTTTTGTCATCTGGAAAGATACTCTGTGGGCTAGATTGGAACGACGTGAAGACGATTGA
- a CDS encoding YdcF family protein, with protein MKSWLFLSLVGITIIIIILGSIPVRLAIARYRFPQPQAILTLGGGRDREEFTANLAQTHPNLLIWVSTGSPNSVVRQIFREAGIAETRFYLDRRAVDTVTNFTSLVKDFQKHQIKHLYLITSDFHMSRARAIAFFVLGSHGITFTSISLPSKELPESRLVVMRDACRALLWMMTGYTGASFKVK; from the coding sequence ATGAAGTCATGGCTTTTTCTCAGTCTTGTGGGAATTACTATCATCATAATTATATTAGGTTCAATTCCTGTTCGACTTGCGATCGCTCGCTATCGATTTCCTCAACCTCAAGCTATTCTTACTCTGGGCGGAGGAAGAGACAGAGAAGAATTTACTGCCAACTTGGCTCAAACTCACCCCAATTTACTGATTTGGGTTTCTACAGGTAGTCCTAATTCTGTTGTTCGTCAAATCTTTCGTGAGGCTGGTATTGCTGAAACTAGGTTTTATTTAGATAGACGAGCAGTTGATACTGTCACCAATTTTACAAGTTTAGTCAAAGACTTTCAAAAACATCAGATCAAACACCTATATTTAATTACTTCTGATTTTCACATGAGTAGAGCTAGAGCGATCGCTTTTTTTGTGTTAGGAAGTCATGGTATTACTTTTACCTCAATTTCATTACCTTCCAAAGAATTGCCTGAATCTAGGTTAGTTGTGATGCGGGATGCTTGTCGTGCATTATTGTGGATGATGACTGGTTACACAGGTGCTAGTTTCAAAGTAAAGTAA
- a CDS encoding iron uptake porin has translation MGEITPALAAPDDNQLVEQNQQIYLLESNASMSQLTSVSQLRDVEPTDWAYQALQTLVERYGCIVGYPNQTYRGNRAITRYEFAAGLNACLNQIERLIASSETVAREDLDAIKRLTQDFEAELATLRGRVDDIEERTAFLEDHQFSTTTKLLGQVIWSVDDTFGDAVDGDNDDTQTRLAYRIRLNLESSFTGSDVLRTRLQVGNFDAIAPLTGTNMVRLNYDDDSDNQVQIPHLWYFTPLTDNIALRGGPVGIGYTDLVDTLTPPGIADDGLGIPSKFGEYNPLYRRGGGGAGINWQIIDNLELSVGYVAGDANNPEEGNGLFNGTYHALAQLAWKGENAAIGFAYSHSYYPQGKTNLMSDTGSFLAIQPFGDNIATSGDFYTVQGFYQITPKFQIHGWGGYVQARAHGAGLSNFVDGTEVVNTQFVNDDDSADIWYGAVGLTFPDLGGEGNLGGILVGLPPFITESDVQDESDHAYHLETFYRFRLNDNIAITPGVWAVINPENDSDNATQWVGHIRTSFNF, from the coding sequence TTGGGAGAAATTACACCTGCTCTAGCAGCACCAGATGACAATCAATTAGTTGAACAAAATCAGCAAATTTATTTGCTTGAATCTAACGCTTCAATGTCCCAATTAACATCGGTTTCTCAATTAAGAGATGTTGAGCCAACTGATTGGGCTTATCAAGCTTTACAAACTTTAGTAGAACGCTATGGCTGTATTGTCGGTTATCCAAATCAGACCTATCGAGGTAACCGAGCAATAACTCGTTATGAATTTGCAGCAGGCTTAAATGCTTGTTTAAATCAAATCGAGCGTTTAATTGCGTCTTCTGAAACAGTAGCACGGGAAGACCTTGATGCAATCAAACGACTGACACAAGATTTTGAAGCGGAATTAGCAACCTTGAGAGGAAGAGTCGATGATATTGAAGAGCGTACTGCTTTCCTCGAAGATCATCAGTTTTCTACTACAACTAAACTACTAGGTCAGGTAATCTGGTCAGTTGATGACACTTTTGGCGATGCCGTAGATGGTGATAATGATGATACTCAAACTCGTTTAGCTTACAGAATTCGCCTCAATCTCGAAAGTAGCTTTACAGGCAGCGATGTTTTGAGAACCAGACTTCAGGTTGGCAATTTTGATGCGATCGCTCCTCTAACGGGAACTAATATGGTGAGGCTTAACTATGACGATGATTCTGATAATCAAGTACAAATCCCTCACCTGTGGTACTTTACTCCCCTTACTGACAACATAGCTCTTAGAGGAGGCCCTGTAGGCATTGGTTATACAGATTTGGTAGATACACTTACTCCACCAGGTATTGCTGATGATGGTTTAGGTATTCCTTCCAAATTTGGAGAATATAACCCCCTCTATCGTCGAGGTGGTGGTGGTGCAGGAATTAACTGGCAAATTATCGATAATCTTGAATTGTCTGTTGGATATGTAGCTGGTGATGCCAACAACCCAGAAGAAGGCAATGGCTTATTCAATGGGACTTATCACGCTTTAGCTCAATTAGCTTGGAAAGGTGAAAATGCAGCAATTGGTTTTGCCTATTCTCATTCTTACTATCCTCAAGGAAAAACTAATTTAATGAGTGATACGGGAAGTTTTTTGGCAATTCAACCCTTTGGAGACAATATTGCTACTTCTGGAGATTTCTATACTGTACAAGGTTTCTATCAAATTACGCCGAAGTTTCAGATTCATGGATGGGGTGGTTATGTTCAAGCGCGAGCGCATGGAGCGGGGTTAAGCAATTTTGTTGATGGTACAGAAGTGGTAAACACTCAATTTGTCAATGACGATGATAGCGCAGATATCTGGTATGGAGCAGTTGGTTTGACTTTTCCCGATCTAGGTGGTGAGGGAAATTTGGGAGGAATTTTAGTAGGATTACCACCCTTCATAACTGAAAGTGATGTTCAGGATGAATCGGATCATGCCTATCATCTCGAAACATTTTATCGTTTCCGACTCAACGATAATATTGCGATTACTCCCGGTGTTTGGGCCGTAATTAATCCTGAAAACGACAGCGACAACGCTACTCAATGGGTAGGACACATTCGGACTAGCTTTAACTTTTGA
- a CDS encoding circadian clock KaiB family protein: MTLICSQTNLPKLFKGIALFTPGGDLIYGINPNKQSQWHVHLCMGLQEILSLTEPPHFLIPGYTATVERWLNPRTQAIETIAEIYPAVQCYQPLLKVLFETEDTVWQIAPWQEEYCSSLILETYRDQFPQLWQDHDLVIRLDSQASKQTQVKSLNSDNQNSALLINHQKADGCILQLFISNDNFTTEKTLASIHQILEQGLTCPYTLKVIDISKYPEQAEKYHVSATPTLVRVWPEPIRRIVGELNDFQRVVKIISSL, translated from the coding sequence GTGACCTTGATTTGTTCTCAAACTAATTTACCAAAATTATTTAAAGGCATTGCTCTATTTACACCAGGGGGAGATTTAATTTACGGAATTAACCCAAATAAGCAATCTCAATGGCACGTTCATTTATGTATGGGATTGCAAGAAATTTTGAGTTTAACTGAACCTCCCCATTTTTTAATTCCTGGATATACTGCTACTGTAGAACGATGGCTTAATCCTCGGACTCAAGCGATCGAGACAATTGCAGAAATTTATCCTGCCGTGCAATGTTATCAACCTTTATTGAAAGTTTTATTTGAAACAGAAGATACAGTTTGGCAAATAGCACCGTGGCAAGAAGAATATTGTAGTTCTTTAATCTTAGAAACTTATCGTGATCAATTTCCTCAGCTTTGGCAAGATCATGATTTAGTTATTCGGTTAGATTCTCAAGCGTCTAAACAGACTCAAGTTAAATCGCTTAATTCTGACAACCAAAATTCAGCTTTGTTAATTAATCATCAAAAAGCAGATGGTTGTATTTTACAGTTGTTTATTTCTAATGATAATTTCACCACAGAAAAAACTTTAGCTAGCATCCATCAAATTTTGGAACAAGGTTTAACTTGTCCTTATACTCTCAAAGTAATTGATATATCTAAATATCCAGAACAAGCGGAAAAGTATCACGTTTCTGCTACTCCTACTTTGGTAAGAGTTTGGCCAGAACCAATTAGGCGAATTGTAGGAGAATTAAATGATTTTCAGCGTGTTGTAAAAATTATCTCAAGCTTATAA
- a CDS encoding type IV pilus twitching motility protein PilT gives MTQPIGKPLPPPPPPPQFAHRNHGNSNQPQSNLDGTQPTQKTALNTSKTVAQEAPVRPKRSSGQPSLKFLVEHAHELGYSDIHLGVEEIPRMRDRGEMALTEYPKTDYNTFMSWLYEVLTEEEVQRFKRDLEFDGATQYDFARVRINIFDTLRGPAMVMRLIPLKILTIDDLGLPSVFRDVSDAHKGLILVTGPTGSGKSTTMAAMVDYVNKEHAKHIITIEDPIEFVHQSQKSLIKQREVGINTLKFDNALKAALREDPDLILVGEMRDKETVNTALKAAQTGHLVMGTLHTNSAIKTIERILTLYSAEEQDAMRVAISESLVAIISQGLCRTTDGKRAAYHDILVNTETVKDYIKQSKYDEIHALMQDGEFDGMVTTNQSLFRLYEEGRITEETALERSPTANEMAMMLRGRF, from the coding sequence ATGACCCAACCCATAGGAAAACCTTTACCACCGCCACCACCACCACCTCAATTTGCTCATCGTAATCATGGCAATTCTAATCAACCACAATCTAACCTTGATGGAACTCAACCAACACAAAAAACTGCTCTGAACACATCCAAAACGGTTGCTCAAGAAGCTCCTGTACGACCAAAAAGGTCTTCTGGGCAACCTTCTTTAAAGTTTTTAGTTGAGCATGCTCATGAATTGGGCTATTCTGACATTCATTTAGGAGTTGAAGAAATCCCCAGAATGCGCGATCGCGGTGAGATGGCTTTGACAGAATACCCTAAAACCGACTACAACACTTTTATGAGTTGGTTGTATGAAGTCTTAACTGAAGAAGAAGTACAAAGATTTAAAAGAGATTTAGAATTTGATGGTGCAACTCAATATGATTTTGCACGAGTGCGGATTAATATCTTTGATACACTTAGAGGACCAGCAATGGTAATGCGTTTAATTCCTCTCAAGATATTGACCATCGACGATTTAGGTTTACCTTCTGTATTTCGTGATGTTTCAGACGCTCATAAAGGTTTAATTTTGGTTACAGGACCAACGGGTTCGGGTAAATCTACCACTATGGCTGCCATGGTAGATTATGTTAATAAAGAACACGCTAAACATATTATTACGATTGAAGACCCGATTGAATTTGTTCACCAAAGTCAGAAATCATTGATTAAGCAGAGAGAAGTTGGAATTAATACGCTCAAGTTTGATAATGCCCTCAAAGCTGCCTTACGGGAAGACCCCGATCTAATCTTAGTGGGGGAAATGCGTGACAAAGAAACTGTTAACACCGCTCTTAAAGCTGCTCAAACTGGTCACTTAGTCATGGGAACTCTCCATACTAATAGTGCGATTAAAACTATTGAGCGGATTTTAACTCTTTACAGTGCTGAAGAACAAGATGCCATGCGAGTTGCTATTTCTGAATCTTTAGTAGCAATTATTTCTCAAGGTTTATGCCGAACTACAGATGGTAAAAGAGCAGCTTATCACGATATTCTAGTTAATACAGAAACCGTCAAAGATTACATTAAGCAAAGCAAATACGACGAAATTCATGCTTTAATGCAAGATGGAGAATTTGATGGGATGGTAACTACTAATCAATCTTTGTTTAGATTATACGAAGAAGGTAGAATTACCGAAGAAACTGCCCTAGAGCGATCGCCTACTGCTAACGAAATGGCAATGATGCTTCGAGGTAGATTTTAA